A section of the Acidobacterium capsulatum ATCC 51196 genome encodes:
- a CDS encoding peroxiredoxin, which produces MLTVGEKFPSFSVTATVSTDKNKAFETITDESYAGKWKIYFFWPKDFTFVCPTEIAAFGKLNGEFQDRDAQVLGGSIDSEFVHLAWRNNHEDLKDLPFPMLADVKRDLCGQLGILDVNAGVAQRATFIVDPENIIRFVYVTDLSVGRNPQEVLRVLDALQTDELCPCNWQKGEETLTV; this is translated from the coding sequence ATGCTTACCGTAGGCGAAAAGTTTCCTTCATTCAGCGTGACGGCGACCGTCAGCACCGACAAGAACAAGGCGTTTGAGACCATCACGGATGAGTCGTATGCCGGCAAGTGGAAGATCTACTTCTTCTGGCCGAAGGACTTCACCTTTGTGTGCCCGACCGAGATTGCCGCGTTCGGCAAGCTGAACGGCGAGTTCCAGGACCGCGACGCGCAGGTGCTGGGCGGCAGCATCGACTCAGAGTTTGTTCACCTGGCGTGGCGCAACAACCACGAAGACCTGAAGGACCTGCCTTTCCCGATGCTGGCCGACGTGAAGCGCGACCTGTGCGGGCAGCTCGGCATTCTGGACGTGAATGCCGGTGTGGCGCAGCGGGCAACCTTCATCGTCGATCCGGAGAACATCATTCGCTTTGTGTACGTGACCGATCTGTCAGTGGGCCGCAATCCGCAGGAAGTGCTGCGCGTGCTGGACGCCCTGCAGACCGACGAGCTTTGCCCCTGCAACTGGCAGAAGGGCGAAGAGACGCTCACCGTCTAA
- a CDS encoding carboxymuconolactone decarboxylase family protein, producing the protein MPIDTVMETLPGYAKDIKLNYSTLVRQNTELTPQQLWGTVVASAIATRNDTLTAAALEDGAQHLSEQALEAARIAAALMSMNNIFYRFQHLSSNEKYATMPARLRMNGMRTHGVEPVDFELWSLAVSAINGCGKCVDSHEKVLREKGAGEDLVLAAVRVASVIHAIGAVLDAEKVHQPEAAMA; encoded by the coding sequence ATGCCGATCGATACCGTGATGGAAACACTGCCGGGCTATGCAAAGGACATCAAGCTGAACTACTCCACGCTGGTGCGGCAGAACACTGAACTGACTCCGCAGCAGTTGTGGGGCACGGTGGTGGCGAGCGCGATTGCCACCCGCAATGACACGCTGACAGCGGCGGCGCTGGAAGATGGTGCGCAGCACCTCTCAGAGCAGGCGCTCGAAGCGGCGCGTATTGCGGCGGCGCTGATGAGCATGAACAACATCTTTTACCGATTCCAGCACCTGAGCAGCAATGAGAAGTACGCGACCATGCCGGCGCGGCTGCGCATGAACGGCATGCGGACGCATGGCGTGGAGCCTGTGGACTTTGAGCTGTGGTCGCTGGCCGTTTCGGCCATCAACGGCTGCGGCAAGTGCGTGGACAGCCACGAGAAGGTGCTGCGCGAAAAGGGCGCAGGCGAGGATCTGGTGCTGGCGGCCGTGCGGGTGGCCTCGGTGATTCATGCCATTGGCGCGGTGCTCGATGCCGAGAAGGTACACCAGCCGGAAGCGGCGATGGCGTAA
- a CDS encoding peroxiredoxin-like family protein, whose protein sequence is MAHLQDQLDLITENTRNLVQPERLAISDRAVEELFTTGIEQHILPVGAKAPEFELPDATGRTVRSQDLLALGPLVINFFRGRWCPYCVTELEAWRDLYPVVREQGGLVVAISPQTQRQSDFTAGHHKLPFPLLTDFECQLASQFGLMYSVPDYQRNYYRSILVNIPFVNGEESWRLPLPATYVVGQDGTVVFAEAYADFRVRPEPEEVLAPLLARQR, encoded by the coding sequence ATGGCGCACCTGCAGGATCAGCTCGACCTCATTACCGAAAACACCCGTAACCTGGTGCAGCCGGAGCGGCTCGCCATCAGCGACCGCGCGGTCGAGGAGCTGTTCACGACCGGCATTGAGCAGCACATTTTGCCTGTGGGTGCGAAGGCCCCGGAGTTTGAGTTGCCGGATGCGACCGGGCGCACCGTTCGCTCACAGGACTTGCTGGCGCTCGGGCCGCTGGTGATCAACTTCTTTCGCGGGCGCTGGTGCCCCTACTGCGTGACAGAGCTGGAGGCATGGCGTGACCTGTATCCGGTAGTGCGCGAGCAGGGTGGGCTGGTGGTGGCTATTTCGCCGCAGACGCAGCGCCAGAGCGACTTCACGGCGGGGCACCACAAGCTGCCGTTTCCGCTGCTGACCGATTTTGAGTGTCAGTTGGCCAGCCAGTTCGGCCTGATGTACTCCGTGCCCGATTATCAGCGGAATTACTACCGCAGCATTCTGGTCAACATTCCTTTTGTGAATGGGGAAGAGAGCTGGCGGCTGCCGCTGCCGGCCACCTACGTGGTGGGGCAGGATGGCACGGTGGTGTTTGCCGAGGCGTATGCCGATTTTCGCGTGCGGCCCGAGCCGGAAGAGGTGCTGGCACCGTTGCTGGCCCGGCAACGATAG
- a CDS encoding Fur family transcriptional regulator, with protein MLMHAAEQFRAICEEAGLAVTHQRLVIWEKLATMPGHPSPEEVYAQVKEEIPSISLATVYKTIHLFVDTGIFREASPHHGSMRVETNHEPHHHLVCRVCKSITDIPSEQLGFGGPLGDVPGGFLVERYAVDVLGICAGCRKPA; from the coding sequence ATGTTGATGCATGCCGCGGAGCAATTTCGGGCAATTTGTGAAGAAGCCGGCCTGGCGGTGACCCACCAGCGGCTGGTGATCTGGGAGAAGCTGGCCACGATGCCTGGCCATCCCAGCCCGGAAGAGGTGTATGCGCAGGTGAAGGAGGAGATTCCCTCCATTTCGCTGGCGACGGTCTACAAGACGATTCATCTGTTTGTGGATACGGGCATCTTTCGCGAAGCGAGCCCGCACCATGGCTCCATGCGGGTGGAAACCAACCACGAGCCGCATCATCATCTGGTTTGCCGCGTCTGCAAATCAATTACCGACATTCCCTCGGAGCAACTCGGGTTTGGCGGACCGCTGGGGGATGTGCCCGGCGGATTTCTGGTGGAGAGGTACGCCGTCGATGTCCTGGGGATATGCGCCGGGTGCCGAAAACCAGCCTGA